Proteins from one Oryza sativa Japonica Group chromosome 12, ASM3414082v1 genomic window:
- the LOC107275547 gene encoding putative F-box/FBD/LRR-repeat protein At4g03220, translating into MDSKKMNGAMTSPAVAAVDLISGLSDDVLLLILGFLPAASDVARTSVLSTRWRHLWALSPALRFAVGPLSDADVAAARRLVPAVESVLARRDAGGGADADVKDLEISFPHDRAAADDIITPARVAAWLRFAERRVTGAFTLELPFELDMFTAMRLALGGADLAVPPAIAAARAAAFPALTDVHLSHARLDVGARGDDLRLCNLLSSSCCPRLRRLRLSHVGGLPTLRLDAAATLEELHLRHLTGTWCLQVDAPGLRSFAVEETRLYFGPEPEATTRIAAPRLDALTYRYSDPGGETNLRFNGGRVEELRLASHAVHGGTNNAVAAWFLRQCAAAADRLDVELTVPVGKLIIDHEDIMKDIPELLNVTDLRINVEASMSPHRAGASLAKLIAKCCKAECLSINISDQGRNQCVNSMCICDQPEGWEKETISLECLRIVEISSFLPCKDQIRLMHLLLASAPVLERMTVTIYKQYEDAKDLDLGILGFRGRWSYSGPEYHRSGFSVRYEWTPSKRRKVVEMNQEEGKL; encoded by the exons ATGGACTCCAAGAAGATGAACGGGGCGATGActtcgccggcggtggccgccgtcgATCTGATCAGCGGCCTCAGCGACGACGTGCTCCTGCTCATCCTCGGCTTCTTGCCGGCGGCGAGTGACGTGGCGCGGACATCCGTGCTGTCGACGCGGTGGCGCCACCTCTGGGCGCTCTCCCCGGCGCTCCGGTTCGCCGTCGGGCCGCtgtccgacgccgacgtcgccgccgcacgccggctCGTCCCGGCCGTCGAATCCGTCCTCGCGcggcgcgacgccggcggcggcgccgacgccgacgtgaAGGACCTGGAGATCTCCTTCCCGcacgaccgcgccgccgcggacgaCATCATCACGCCGGCGCGCGTCGCCGCGTGGCTCCGCTTCGCCGAGCGCCGCGTCACGGGGGCGTTCACGCTCGAGCTGCCATTCGAGCTGGACAT GTTCACGGCGATGCGCCTCGCGCTCGGCGGCGCGGACCTCGCGGTCCccccggccatcgccgccgcgcgcgccgccgcgttcccGGCTCTCACCGACGTCCACCTCAGCCACGCGCGCCTCGACGTCGGCGCCCGGGGCGACGACCTCCGCCTCTGCAACCTCCTCTCGTCGTCGTGCTGCCCccggctgcggcggctgcggctcaGCCACGTCGGCGGCCTGCCCACGCTgcgcctcgacgccgccgcgacgcTCGAGGAGCTCCACCTCCGCCACCTCACCGGCACGTGGTGCCTGCAGGTGGACGCGCCGGGCCTCCGGTCGTTCGCCGTCGAGGAGACGCGCCTCTACTTCGGCCCGGAGCcggaggcgacgacgaggatCGCCGCGCCGAGGCTGGACGCGCTGACGTACAGGTACAGCGACCCCGGCGGCGAGACCAACCTGCGGTTCAACGGCGGCCGCGTCGAGGAGCTCCGCCTCGCGTCGCACGCCGTCCATGGCGGCACCAACAACGCGGTGGCCGCGTGGTTTCTGCGGcaatgcgccgccgccgccgatcggcTCGACGTCGAACTGACAGTGCCAGTGGGCAAG ctgaTCATAGATCATGAAGATATAATGAAAGATATACCAGAACTTCTCAACGTTACCGACTTAAGAATAAATGTGGAGGCATCAATGAGTCCACATAGAGCTGGGGCCAGCCTAGCCAAGCTCATTGCAAAGTGTTGCAAAGCTGAATGTCTCTCTATTAATATCAGCGACCAG GGACGTAATCAGTGTGTGAATTCTATGTGTATCTGTGACCAACCAGAGGGTTGGGAGAAGGAAACGATCTCTCTTGAGTGCCTTCGAATTGTGGAGATCAGTAGCTTCCTACCTTGCAAGGACCAGATACGTCTCATGCATCTGCTACTAGCAAGTGCGCCGGTGCTGGAGAGGATGACCGTAACAATCTACAAGCAATATGAAGACGCCAAGGATTTGGATCTTGGAATCCTCGGTTTTAGGGGGAGATGGTCATATTCTGGCCCAGAATATCATCGCTCTGGTTTTAGTGTTCGTTATGAGTGGACGCCGAGCAAGAGGAGGAAAGTGGTCGAGATGAACCAGGAGGAGGGGAAGCTTTGA
- the LOC4352385 gene encoding putative receptor protein kinase ZmPK1 isoform X1 — MEHQMFHQSFFLNSALHGPKASNTQHSVEPCAMQVILARGRSKFSNMRHLPFCRFITLSVIFLLSIPLLVASVPQDILSPGSSIPVEDNSNMLVSPNGLFSCGFYEVGANAFIFAVWVNQSIGKTVVWTADRDVPVNGRGSRIELRDGNMVLLDFNSRLVWSTGTTSGQVRSAKLLDTGNLVLLGHDGSRIWQSFDSPTDTLLPTQPIAANLKLVSGKYMLSVDNNGSLALTYDTPEGHSKYWPRNINATPFSGDQPQGLDMLGCISAGNHIRYCASDLGYGVLRRLTLDHDGNLRLYSLLEADGHWKISWIALADSCQVHGVCGNNGICRNLMNPICACPPGFVFADVSDLSKGCKPTFNISCDKVAQAYFVEIEKMSVWGYNSNYTASTAFDVCRKSCLDDLHCEAFSYQYGLGGCTLKSSLYTGGFTPSEISITCMKLTADAAVQNSIDYKPHGPYLSCQGRGFSTSADTKAFQWNYLYMPIGSIFAVEAILFPLAWCFLRKRKQDSISRNDGFALIRDHFRKFTLKELVAATAKFKHEIGRGGSGVVYEGILDDGKKIAVKKLQDMVQGELDFQSELSVIGRIYHMNLVRMWGFCSECGHKLLVFEYVENGSLAKLLFDTASTTGARLRWEQRLRVALGVARGLAYLHHECLEWVIHCDVKPENILLDEELEPRLADFGLAKLLNRGKDVQMLSRVQGTRGYIAPEWASNLPITGKVDVYSFGVVLLEIVRGLRVSDWTVVDGEEEEVEMVFRTTVAVLKERLRGEDRSWLPGFVDPRLDGNFCRLQAAAMVELAVACVEEERSRRPNMKLVVEKLLNFL; from the coding sequence ATGGAACACCAAATGTTCCaccaatcattttttttaaatagtgCATTGCATGGTCCAAAAGCCTCAAATACACAACACTCTGTTGAGCCTTGTGCAATGCAAGTTATCTTGGCCCGGGGCAGAAGCAAGTTCAGCAACATGAGGCATCTTCCTTTCTGCAGGTTCATCACTTTGTCTGTCATCTTCTTGCTTAGCATCCCTTTGCTTGTTGCATCCGTTCCTCAGGACATTCTTTCTCCTGGATCTTCCATCCCCGTGGAGGACAACTCTAACATGTTGGTCTCCCCCAACGGATTGTTTTCGTGCGGCTTTTACGAGGTCGGTGCCAATGCTTTCATCTTTGCTGTCTGGGTAAACCAATCGATTGGTAAAACAGTTGTCTGGACAGCCGATCGAGATGTGCCAGTGAATGGCAGAGGATCAAGGATTGAGCTGAGGGATGGCAACATGGTGCTGCTGGACTTCAACAGCAGGTTAGTTTGGAGTACGGGCACAACCTCTGGCCAAGTGCGTAGCGCAAAACTTCTTGACACGGGCAACCTCGTCCTGTTGGGTCATGACGGCAGCCGCATATGGCAGAGCTTTGATTCACCTACTGACACTCTTCTGCCGACCCAGCCAATCGCTGCTAATTTGAAGCTGGTATCAGGAAAGTACATGCTTTCTGTTGATAATAATGGTAGTCTTGCTCTCACATATGATACACCGGAAGGCCATAGCAAGTACTGGCCAAGAAATATAAATGCGACACCATTTAGTGGAGACCAACCTCAAGGTCTTGATATGCTTGGTTGCATCTCTGCAGGCAACCATATCAGGTATTGTGCATCTGATCTAGGTTATGGAGTTTTACGGAGGCTGACTCTTGACCACGATGGCAATCTTCGGCTCTATAGCTTGCTTGAGGCTGATGGCCATTGGAAGATTTCATGGATTGCTCTTGCAGATTCTTGTCAAGTGCATGGAGTGTGTGGAAACAATGGTATATGTAGGAATCTAATGAATCCCATTTGTGCTTGTCCTCCAGGGTTTGTGTTTGCAGATGTATCTGATTTGAGTAAAGGTTGCAAGCCCACTTTCAATATCAGTTGCGACAAGGTGGCACAGGCGTATTTTGTGGAAATTGAGAAGATGAGTGTTTGGGGTTATAACTCCAATTACACAGCATCAACAGCATTCGATGTTTGCAGGAAAAGTTGTTTGGATGATCTGCATTGCGAAGCTTTTTCTTACCAGTACGGTTTGGGAGGATGTACACTGAAGAGTTCACTCTACACTGGGGGATTTACTCCCTCCGAGATCTCAATAACATGCATGAAACTTACTGCTGATGCGGCTGTGCAGAACAGTATCGATTATAAACCACACGGTCCGTATCTTTCTTGTCAGGGCAGGGGTTTTTCTACATCTGCTGATACCAAGGCCTTCCAATGGAACTACTTGTACATGCCTATTGGATCTATTTTTGCAGTTGAAGCCATTCTATTCCCGCTCGCCTGGTGTTTTCTGCGCAAGAGGAAACAGGACTCTATCTCGAGAAATGACGGGTTTGCTCTGATTCGCGACCATTTCAGGAAGTTCACCTTGAAGGAGCTGGTAGCTGCCACCGCAAAGTTCAAGCATGAGATTGGAAGAGGCGGTTCCGGGGTCGTTTACGAGGGTATCTTGGATGATGGGAAGAAGATAGCAGTGAAGAAGCTACAAGACATGGTGCAGGGGGAGCTGGATTTCCAGTCCGAGCTGAGCGTCATCGGTAGGATCTACCACATGAATCTCGTCAGGATGTGGGGATTCTGCTCGGAGTGCGGGCACAAGCTCCTCGTCTTCGAGTACGTCGAGAACGGGTCACTGGCCAAGCTGCTGTTCGACACGGCGAGCACCACCGGAGCAAGGCTCCGGTGGGAGCAGAGGCTCCGTGTTGCGCTCGGCGTGGCGAGAGGGCTGGCCTACCTTCACCATGAGTGCCTGGAGTGGGTGATCCACTGCGACGTGAAGCCGGAGaacatcctcctcgacgagGAGCTGGAGCCCAGGCTGGCGGACTTTGGGCTCGCCAAGCTCCTCAACAGAGGGAAGGATGTGCAGATGCTGTCGCGCGTACAGGGGACCAGGGGCTACATTGCGCCGGAGTGGGCGTCCAATCTCCCCATCACGGGCAAGGTCGAtgtgtacagcttcggcgtgGTGCTCCTGGAGATTGTGAGGGGGCTCCGGGTGTCGGATTGGACCGTCGTcgacggagaagaagaggaggtggagATGGTTTTCAGGACAACTGTCGCGGTGCTGAAAGAGAGGTTGAGAGGCGAAGATCGTTCATGGCTCCCGGGGTTTGTCGACCCGAGGCTGGACGGCAACTTCTGCCGGTTGCaagcggcggcaatggtggagctcgccgtcgcctgcgtcgaggaggagaggagcagaAGACCCAACATGAAGCTTGTAGTGGAAAAGCTCCTTAATTTCTTGTGA
- the LOC4352385 gene encoding putative receptor protein kinase ZmPK1 isoform X2 encodes MVLLDFNSRLVWSTGTTSGQVRSAKLLDTGNLVLLGHDGSRIWQSFDSPTDTLLPTQPIAANLKLVSGKYMLSVDNNGSLALTYDTPEGHSKYWPRNINATPFSGDQPQGLDMLGCISAGNHIRYCASDLGYGVLRRLTLDHDGNLRLYSLLEADGHWKISWIALADSCQVHGVCGNNGICRNLMNPICACPPGFVFADVSDLSKGCKPTFNISCDKVAQAYFVEIEKMSVWGYNSNYTASTAFDVCRKSCLDDLHCEAFSYQYGLGGCTLKSSLYTGGFTPSEISITCMKLTADAAVQNSIDYKPHGPYLSCQGRGFSTSADTKAFQWNYLYMPIGSIFAVEAILFPLAWCFLRKRKQDSISRNDGFALIRDHFRKFTLKELVAATAKFKHEIGRGGSGVVYEGILDDGKKIAVKKLQDMVQGELDFQSELSVIGRIYHMNLVRMWGFCSECGHKLLVFEYVENGSLAKLLFDTASTTGARLRWEQRLRVALGVARGLAYLHHECLEWVIHCDVKPENILLDEELEPRLADFGLAKLLNRGKDVQMLSRVQGTRGYIAPEWASNLPITGKVDVYSFGVVLLEIVRGLRVSDWTVVDGEEEEVEMVFRTTVAVLKERLRGEDRSWLPGFVDPRLDGNFCRLQAAAMVELAVACVEEERSRRPNMKLVVEKLLNFL; translated from the coding sequence ATGGTGCTGCTGGACTTCAACAGCAGGTTAGTTTGGAGTACGGGCACAACCTCTGGCCAAGTGCGTAGCGCAAAACTTCTTGACACGGGCAACCTCGTCCTGTTGGGTCATGACGGCAGCCGCATATGGCAGAGCTTTGATTCACCTACTGACACTCTTCTGCCGACCCAGCCAATCGCTGCTAATTTGAAGCTGGTATCAGGAAAGTACATGCTTTCTGTTGATAATAATGGTAGTCTTGCTCTCACATATGATACACCGGAAGGCCATAGCAAGTACTGGCCAAGAAATATAAATGCGACACCATTTAGTGGAGACCAACCTCAAGGTCTTGATATGCTTGGTTGCATCTCTGCAGGCAACCATATCAGGTATTGTGCATCTGATCTAGGTTATGGAGTTTTACGGAGGCTGACTCTTGACCACGATGGCAATCTTCGGCTCTATAGCTTGCTTGAGGCTGATGGCCATTGGAAGATTTCATGGATTGCTCTTGCAGATTCTTGTCAAGTGCATGGAGTGTGTGGAAACAATGGTATATGTAGGAATCTAATGAATCCCATTTGTGCTTGTCCTCCAGGGTTTGTGTTTGCAGATGTATCTGATTTGAGTAAAGGTTGCAAGCCCACTTTCAATATCAGTTGCGACAAGGTGGCACAGGCGTATTTTGTGGAAATTGAGAAGATGAGTGTTTGGGGTTATAACTCCAATTACACAGCATCAACAGCATTCGATGTTTGCAGGAAAAGTTGTTTGGATGATCTGCATTGCGAAGCTTTTTCTTACCAGTACGGTTTGGGAGGATGTACACTGAAGAGTTCACTCTACACTGGGGGATTTACTCCCTCCGAGATCTCAATAACATGCATGAAACTTACTGCTGATGCGGCTGTGCAGAACAGTATCGATTATAAACCACACGGTCCGTATCTTTCTTGTCAGGGCAGGGGTTTTTCTACATCTGCTGATACCAAGGCCTTCCAATGGAACTACTTGTACATGCCTATTGGATCTATTTTTGCAGTTGAAGCCATTCTATTCCCGCTCGCCTGGTGTTTTCTGCGCAAGAGGAAACAGGACTCTATCTCGAGAAATGACGGGTTTGCTCTGATTCGCGACCATTTCAGGAAGTTCACCTTGAAGGAGCTGGTAGCTGCCACCGCAAAGTTCAAGCATGAGATTGGAAGAGGCGGTTCCGGGGTCGTTTACGAGGGTATCTTGGATGATGGGAAGAAGATAGCAGTGAAGAAGCTACAAGACATGGTGCAGGGGGAGCTGGATTTCCAGTCCGAGCTGAGCGTCATCGGTAGGATCTACCACATGAATCTCGTCAGGATGTGGGGATTCTGCTCGGAGTGCGGGCACAAGCTCCTCGTCTTCGAGTACGTCGAGAACGGGTCACTGGCCAAGCTGCTGTTCGACACGGCGAGCACCACCGGAGCAAGGCTCCGGTGGGAGCAGAGGCTCCGTGTTGCGCTCGGCGTGGCGAGAGGGCTGGCCTACCTTCACCATGAGTGCCTGGAGTGGGTGATCCACTGCGACGTGAAGCCGGAGaacatcctcctcgacgagGAGCTGGAGCCCAGGCTGGCGGACTTTGGGCTCGCCAAGCTCCTCAACAGAGGGAAGGATGTGCAGATGCTGTCGCGCGTACAGGGGACCAGGGGCTACATTGCGCCGGAGTGGGCGTCCAATCTCCCCATCACGGGCAAGGTCGAtgtgtacagcttcggcgtgGTGCTCCTGGAGATTGTGAGGGGGCTCCGGGTGTCGGATTGGACCGTCGTcgacggagaagaagaggaggtggagATGGTTTTCAGGACAACTGTCGCGGTGCTGAAAGAGAGGTTGAGAGGCGAAGATCGTTCATGGCTCCCGGGGTTTGTCGACCCGAGGCTGGACGGCAACTTCTGCCGGTTGCaagcggcggcaatggtggagctcgccgtcgcctgcgtcgaggaggagaggagcagaAGACCCAACATGAAGCTTGTAGTGGAAAAGCTCCTTAATTTCTTGTGA
- the LOC4352386 gene encoding uncharacterized protein isoform X2, giving the protein MPNGFSVLLTLCFFIWGVDTHDYDVVKLEEGDEEDWGQEDVGNAAVKVMCRICFSGENEGSTKAAKMLPCKLCNKKYHRSCLKNWGEHRDLFHWSSWVCPSCRSCEVCRRPGDPNKLMFCKRCDGAYHCYCQQPSHKNVTHGPYLCPKHTRCHSCGSGVPGSGHSTRWFLGYTCCDACGRLFVKGNYCPVCLKVYRDSEVIPMVCCDVCEKWVHIECDGISEEKYQQFQSDQNLQYTCGACRGECSQIRDTEDAVRELWKRRDVVDHDLMASLRAAAALPSLEDVSPSHPNSDDEKLGAYVMKNDGRNTLKFSFKSNSTKPALDSSEQEKNAIKSSGSNKKHSKKKGNQNNKTVSEQDEIFLEKRNETKSLGSLGDQIADVTRDKSSFKNDADAFVLSSAQSAEKALKLQSAKAAAHNADMIPKVKIKGTKVPSLHFKDVGEENAAKSDTGKGTKLVIHIGSRHKSRSGSPKSEMSNSQKEQELVSMHGGKVDVTSQFKSSRSEIKEKSVMKLVRETGVQQNSLLGDLGASKKHATGKRSNAIVSAMENASESGTRSRSFGQKQSVNHLTENQGNASFSVNNSPDSLKPSLLKLKFKRPIFEQPSTQSSQPEEPGTWASPQEELNVAKGQRSKRKRPSLDKMDGSESKAPAAKRHEQSTGEEAMDANWILRKLGKDAIGKRIEVQLASDGKWHQGVVSNVINGTLCLQLDNGRSENIELGKRAIRLIAQRSKSGKR; this is encoded by the exons ATGCCAAATGGATTTTCAGTGCTTCTTACGCTTTGCTTTTTTATTTGGGGTGTAGATACACACGACTATGATGTTGTCAAGTTG gaggaaggagatgaagaGGACTGGGGCCAAGAAGATGTGGGCAATGCTGCTGTCAAGGTTATGTGTCGTATATGCTTTTCGGGAGAAAATGAGGGTAGTACAAAAGCTGCCAAAATGCTTCCATGCAAACTCTGCAACAAAAAGTATCATAGAAGTTGTTTGAAAAACTGGGGGGAACATAGAG ATCTTTTCCATTGGAGCTCATGGGTCTGCCCCTCTTGCCGCAGTTGTGAG GTATGTCGACGACCTGGTGATCCCAACAAGTTAATGTTCTGTAAAAGGTGTGATGGTGCTTATCACTGCTACTGTCAGCAACCGTCGCACAAG AATGTTACCCATGGACCATACTTATGTCCAAAACATACAAGGTGTCACAGTTGTGGATCTGGTGTACCTGGGAGTGGCCATAGCACAAG GTGGTTTCTGGGTTACACATGCTGTGATGCTTGTGGACGATTATTTGTGAAAGGAAACTACTGTCCAGTTTGCTTGAAG GTTTATAGAGATTCTGAAGTGATACCAATGGTTTGTTGTGATGTTTGTGAAAAGTGGGTACATATTGAGTGTGATGGCATCAG CGAGGAAAAATACCAGCAATTTCAATCGGACCAAAACCTTCAGTACACATGTGGAGCATGCCGTGGCGAATGCTCCCAG ATTAGGGACACAGAAGATGCTGTTAGGGAGCTTTGGAAGAGGCGGGATGTAGTTGATCATGACCTTATGGCTAGTTTAAGGGCTGCTGCTGCACTGCCTTCTTTGGAAGATGTCTCACCATCTCATCCTAACTCAGATGATGAAAAACTTGGTGCATATGTAATGAAAAATGATGGTAGAAACACACTCAAATTCTCTTTCAAAAGCAACAGTACTAAGCCTGCATTAGATTCATCTGAACAAGAGAAGAATGCTATCAAGAGCTCAGGGTCAAATAAGAAGCATTCCAAGAAGAAAGGGAATCAAAATAATAAAACAGTTAGCGAGCAGGATGAGATATTTTTGGAGAAAAGGAATGAAACTAAATCATTGGGTAGTTTGGGAGATCAAATTGCAGATGTTACTCGTGATAAGAGTTCATTTAAAAATGATGCCGATGCGTTTGTGCTGTCTTCAGCTCAAAGTGCAGAGAAGGCTTTGAAATTACAATCTGCCAAAGCTGCAGCACATAATGCTGATATGATACCCAAAGTCAAGATTAAAGGAACTAAGGTTCCGAGTTTGCATTTCAAGGATGTAGGCGAGGAAAATGCTGCCAAGAGTGACACAGGGAAAGGTACCAAGTTGGTTATTCATATCGGTTCACGACACAAAAGTAGGAGTGGCTCTCCCAAGTCTGAAATGTCCAATTCTCAGAAAGAGCAAGAGCTGGTTTCAATGCATG GAGGGAAAGTTGATGTGACAAGCCAGTTCAAAAGCtctagaagtgaaataaaagaaaaaagtgtAATGAAGCTAGTTAGAGAGACTGGAGTACAACAAAATAGCCTTCTAGGAGATCTAGGTGCTTCAAAAAAGCATGCAACCGGAAAAAGGAGCAATGCTATAGTTTCTGCAATGGAAAATGCAAGTGAAAGTGGTACCAGAAGCAGATCGTTTGGACAAAAACAATCTGTTAATCATCTGACTGAGAACCAGGGGAATGCTTCATTTTCTGTGAACAACTCTCCTGACAGCTTGAAGCCATCATTGCTCAAGCTTAAATTTAAACGTCCAATTTTTGAGCAGCCAAGCACTCAGTCTTCTCAACCAGAGGAGCCGGGCACCTGGGCTTCACCGCAAGAGGAGTTAAATGTTGCTAAAGGCCAGAGATCAAAGAGGAAGAGACCTTCATTAGACAAGATGGATGGTTCGGAAAGTAAGGCTCCAGCTGCCAAGAGACATGAGCAGAGCACAGGAGAAGAAGCAATGGATGCGAACTGGATCCTGCGCAAGTTGGGCAAGGATGCGATTGGGAAGAGGATTGAGGTCCAGCTAGCTTCTGATGGCAAATG GCATCAGGGGGTAGTCTCGAATGTAATCAATGGCACTTTGTGCCTTCAGTTAGATAATGGTAGGTCTGAGAACATAGAGCTGGGAAAGCGGGCAATCCGCTTGATAGCACAAAGGTCAAAGAGCGGAAAGCGATGA
- the LOC4352386 gene encoding uncharacterized protein isoform X1: MAFHVACPITCRRVCDCELGFGAAGRGRGGGLAEAAAALEGFLADPWLLRPAAAGEGVGVEEEGGVATVQVEVPPVEAAEEGEEEAGRAAVLRQAAAAEDYARRLEGAAAAAYGSQEEGDEEDWGQEDVGNAAVKVMCRICFSGENEGSTKAAKMLPCKLCNKKYHRSCLKNWGEHRDLFHWSSWVCPSCRSCEVCRRPGDPNKLMFCKRCDGAYHCYCQQPSHKNVTHGPYLCPKHTRCHSCGSGVPGSGHSTRWFLGYTCCDACGRLFVKGNYCPVCLKVYRDSEVIPMVCCDVCEKWVHIECDGISEEKYQQFQSDQNLQYTCGACRGECSQIRDTEDAVRELWKRRDVVDHDLMASLRAAAALPSLEDVSPSHPNSDDEKLGAYVMKNDGRNTLKFSFKSNSTKPALDSSEQEKNAIKSSGSNKKHSKKKGNQNNKTVSEQDEIFLEKRNETKSLGSLGDQIADVTRDKSSFKNDADAFVLSSAQSAEKALKLQSAKAAAHNADMIPKVKIKGTKVPSLHFKDVGEENAAKSDTGKGTKLVIHIGSRHKSRSGSPKSEMSNSQKEQELVSMHGGKVDVTSQFKSSRSEIKEKSVMKLVRETGVQQNSLLGDLGASKKHATGKRSNAIVSAMENASESGTRSRSFGQKQSVNHLTENQGNASFSVNNSPDSLKPSLLKLKFKRPIFEQPSTQSSQPEEPGTWASPQEELNVAKGQRSKRKRPSLDKMDGSESKAPAAKRHEQSTGEEAMDANWILRKLGKDAIGKRIEVQLASDGKWHQGVVSNVINGTLCLQLDNGRSENIELGKRAIRLIAQRSKSGKR; this comes from the exons ATGGCGTTTCACGTCGCGTGCCCCATCACATG CCGGAGGGTGTGCGACTgcgagctagggtttggggcggcggggagggggagggggggaggattggcggaggcggcggcggcgttggaggGGTTCCTTGCGGATCCATGGCTgctgaggccggcggcggcgggggagggggtgggggtggaggaggagggaggggtggcGACGGTGCAGGTGGAGGTGCcgccggtggaggcggcggaggagggggaggaggaggccggcagGGCGGCCGTGCTGCGGCaggcggccgccgcggaggaCTACGCGCGGAGGctggagggcgccgccgccgcggcgtacgGGTCTCAG gaggaaggagatgaagaGGACTGGGGCCAAGAAGATGTGGGCAATGCTGCTGTCAAGGTTATGTGTCGTATATGCTTTTCGGGAGAAAATGAGGGTAGTACAAAAGCTGCCAAAATGCTTCCATGCAAACTCTGCAACAAAAAGTATCATAGAAGTTGTTTGAAAAACTGGGGGGAACATAGAG ATCTTTTCCATTGGAGCTCATGGGTCTGCCCCTCTTGCCGCAGTTGTGAG GTATGTCGACGACCTGGTGATCCCAACAAGTTAATGTTCTGTAAAAGGTGTGATGGTGCTTATCACTGCTACTGTCAGCAACCGTCGCACAAG AATGTTACCCATGGACCATACTTATGTCCAAAACATACAAGGTGTCACAGTTGTGGATCTGGTGTACCTGGGAGTGGCCATAGCACAAG GTGGTTTCTGGGTTACACATGCTGTGATGCTTGTGGACGATTATTTGTGAAAGGAAACTACTGTCCAGTTTGCTTGAAG GTTTATAGAGATTCTGAAGTGATACCAATGGTTTGTTGTGATGTTTGTGAAAAGTGGGTACATATTGAGTGTGATGGCATCAG CGAGGAAAAATACCAGCAATTTCAATCGGACCAAAACCTTCAGTACACATGTGGAGCATGCCGTGGCGAATGCTCCCAG ATTAGGGACACAGAAGATGCTGTTAGGGAGCTTTGGAAGAGGCGGGATGTAGTTGATCATGACCTTATGGCTAGTTTAAGGGCTGCTGCTGCACTGCCTTCTTTGGAAGATGTCTCACCATCTCATCCTAACTCAGATGATGAAAAACTTGGTGCATATGTAATGAAAAATGATGGTAGAAACACACTCAAATTCTCTTTCAAAAGCAACAGTACTAAGCCTGCATTAGATTCATCTGAACAAGAGAAGAATGCTATCAAGAGCTCAGGGTCAAATAAGAAGCATTCCAAGAAGAAAGGGAATCAAAATAATAAAACAGTTAGCGAGCAGGATGAGATATTTTTGGAGAAAAGGAATGAAACTAAATCATTGGGTAGTTTGGGAGATCAAATTGCAGATGTTACTCGTGATAAGAGTTCATTTAAAAATGATGCCGATGCGTTTGTGCTGTCTTCAGCTCAAAGTGCAGAGAAGGCTTTGAAATTACAATCTGCCAAAGCTGCAGCACATAATGCTGATATGATACCCAAAGTCAAGATTAAAGGAACTAAGGTTCCGAGTTTGCATTTCAAGGATGTAGGCGAGGAAAATGCTGCCAAGAGTGACACAGGGAAAGGTACCAAGTTGGTTATTCATATCGGTTCACGACACAAAAGTAGGAGTGGCTCTCCCAAGTCTGAAATGTCCAATTCTCAGAAAGAGCAAGAGCTGGTTTCAATGCATG GAGGGAAAGTTGATGTGACAAGCCAGTTCAAAAGCtctagaagtgaaataaaagaaaaaagtgtAATGAAGCTAGTTAGAGAGACTGGAGTACAACAAAATAGCCTTCTAGGAGATCTAGGTGCTTCAAAAAAGCATGCAACCGGAAAAAGGAGCAATGCTATAGTTTCTGCAATGGAAAATGCAAGTGAAAGTGGTACCAGAAGCAGATCGTTTGGACAAAAACAATCTGTTAATCATCTGACTGAGAACCAGGGGAATGCTTCATTTTCTGTGAACAACTCTCCTGACAGCTTGAAGCCATCATTGCTCAAGCTTAAATTTAAACGTCCAATTTTTGAGCAGCCAAGCACTCAGTCTTCTCAACCAGAGGAGCCGGGCACCTGGGCTTCACCGCAAGAGGAGTTAAATGTTGCTAAAGGCCAGAGATCAAAGAGGAAGAGACCTTCATTAGACAAGATGGATGGTTCGGAAAGTAAGGCTCCAGCTGCCAAGAGACATGAGCAGAGCACAGGAGAAGAAGCAATGGATGCGAACTGGATCCTGCGCAAGTTGGGCAAGGATGCGATTGGGAAGAGGATTGAGGTCCAGCTAGCTTCTGATGGCAAATG GCATCAGGGGGTAGTCTCGAATGTAATCAATGGCACTTTGTGCCTTCAGTTAGATAATGGTAGGTCTGAGAACATAGAGCTGGGAAAGCGGGCAATCCGCTTGATAGCACAAAGGTCAAAGAGCGGAAAGCGATGA